One Platichthys flesus chromosome 14, fPlaFle2.1, whole genome shotgun sequence genomic region harbors:
- the LOC133968044 gene encoding heterogeneous nuclear ribonucleoprotein C-like isoform X7, which translates to MDRSPTTSSLMASSNVTNKTDQRSLNSRVFIGNLNTLLVTKGDVEALFTKYGKIVGCSVHKGYAFVQFSNERNARAAVTGEDGRMIVGQVLDINLAGEPKPQSSTFDLDYDFQRDYYDRMYSYPSRVPAPPPPPLSRAVIPSKRPRVSLSGGSSRRTKSSFSSSSKSSQRISSSRAKVKVDELQTIKRELTQIKSKVDDLLESLGRMEKDQHKKSTKSMKPEPGEVTSPPHSSSKKEDGLKRVRECQDMNDSDEEEDDEDEDADMLEEEAKRDDDDDDEEEEGEHVDGDDDSINGEDDS; encoded by the exons ATGGA TCGCTCACCCACCACTTCCAGCCTGATGGCCAGCAGCAACGTCACCAACAAGACCGACCAACGCTCCCTCAACTCCAGGGTCTTCATCGGCAACCTAAACACCCTGCTGGTGACGAAGGGCGATGTGGAGGCCCTCTTCACCAAGTACGGAAAGATCGTCGGCTGCTCCGTCCACAAGGGCTACGCCTTCGTCCAGTTCTCCAACGAGAGGAACGCCCGGGCTGCGGTCACTGGAGAGGATGGAAGGATGATAGTTGGACAAGTGCTTG ACATCAACCTGGCTGGAGAACCCAAACCACAAAG CTCCACATTTGACCTTGACTACGACTTTCAGAGAGATTATTACGACAG AATGTATTCGTACCCGTCCCGTGtccccgctcctcctcctccccctttgTCGCGGGCCGTGATCCCGTCCAAGCGCCCGCGGGTCAGCCTCAGCGGAGGAAGCAGCCGGCGAACCaagagcagcttctcctcctcctccaagaGCAGCCAGAGGATCTCTTCATCCAGAGCAA AAGTGAAAGTGGATGAGCTGCAGACCATCAAGCGGGAGCTGACCCAAATCAAAAGCAAAGTGGACGACCTGCTGGAGAGCCTGGGGCGCATGGAGAAGGACCAACACAAGAAGTCGA CTAAGAGCATGAAACCTGAGCCGGGAGAAGTGACTTCACCACCTCACTCGAGCAGCAAGAAGGAGGACGGGCTGAAGAGGGTGAGAGAGTGCCAGGACATGAACGACTCggacgaggaggaagatgatgaggacGAGGATGCCGACATgctggaggaagag GCGAAGAgggacgatgatgatgacgacgaggaagaggagggcgagCACGTGGATGGTGACGATGACAGTATCAACGGCGAAGACGACTCGTAG
- the LOC133968044 gene encoding heterogeneous nuclear ribonucleoprotein C-like isoform X1, producing MDRSPTTSSLMASSNVTNKTDQRSLNSRVFIGNLNTLLVTKGDVEALFTKYGKIVGCSVHKGYAFVQFSNERNARAAVTGEDGRMIVGQVLDINLAGEPKPQRSKTTKRSAGDMYSSSTFDLDYDFQRDYYDRMYSYPSRVPAPPPPPLSRAVIPSKRPRVSLSGGSSRRTKSSFSSSSKSSQRISSSRAKVKVDELQTIKRELTQIKSKVDDLLESLGRMEKDQHKKSTKSMKPEPGEVTSPPHSSSKKEDGLKRVRECQDMNDSDEEEDDEDEDADMLEEEAKRDDDDDDEEEEGEHVDGDDDSINGEDDS from the exons ATGGA TCGCTCACCCACCACTTCCAGCCTGATGGCCAGCAGCAACGTCACCAACAAGACCGACCAACGCTCCCTCAACTCCAGGGTCTTCATCGGCAACCTAAACACCCTGCTGGTGACGAAGGGCGATGTGGAGGCCCTCTTCACCAAGTACGGAAAGATCGTCGGCTGCTCCGTCCACAAGGGCTACGCCTTCGTCCAGTTCTCCAACGAGAGGAACGCCCGGGCTGCGGTCACTGGAGAGGATGGAAGGATGATAGTTGGACAAGTGCTTG ACATCAACCTGGCTGGAGAACCCAAACCACAAAGGTCAAAAACCACTAAACGCTCCGCTGGAGACATGTACAG CAGCTCCACATTTGACCTTGACTACGACTTTCAGAGAGATTATTACGACAG AATGTATTCGTACCCGTCCCGTGtccccgctcctcctcctccccctttgTCGCGGGCCGTGATCCCGTCCAAGCGCCCGCGGGTCAGCCTCAGCGGAGGAAGCAGCCGGCGAACCaagagcagcttctcctcctcctccaagaGCAGCCAGAGGATCTCTTCATCCAGAGCAA AAGTGAAAGTGGATGAGCTGCAGACCATCAAGCGGGAGCTGACCCAAATCAAAAGCAAAGTGGACGACCTGCTGGAGAGCCTGGGGCGCATGGAGAAGGACCAACACAAGAAGTCGA CTAAGAGCATGAAACCTGAGCCGGGAGAAGTGACTTCACCACCTCACTCGAGCAGCAAGAAGGAGGACGGGCTGAAGAGGGTGAGAGAGTGCCAGGACATGAACGACTCggacgaggaggaagatgatgaggacGAGGATGCCGACATgctggaggaagag GCGAAGAgggacgatgatgatgacgacgaggaagaggagggcgagCACGTGGATGGTGACGATGACAGTATCAACGGCGAAGACGACTCGTAG
- the LOC133968044 gene encoding heterogeneous nuclear ribonucleoprotein C-like isoform X2: protein MDRSPTTSSLMASSNVTNKTDQRSLNSRVFIGNLNTLLVTKGDVEALFTKYGKIVGCSVHKGYAFVQFSNERNARAAVTGEDGRMIVGQVLDINLAGEPKPQRSKTTKRSAGDMYSSSTFDLDYDFQRDYYDRMYSYPSRVPAPPPPPLSRAVIPSKRPRVSLSGGSSRRTKSSFSSSSKSSQRISSSRAMKVDELQTIKRELTQIKSKVDDLLESLGRMEKDQHKKSTKSMKPEPGEVTSPPHSSSKKEDGLKRVRECQDMNDSDEEEDDEDEDADMLEEEAKRDDDDDDEEEEGEHVDGDDDSINGEDDS from the exons ATGGA TCGCTCACCCACCACTTCCAGCCTGATGGCCAGCAGCAACGTCACCAACAAGACCGACCAACGCTCCCTCAACTCCAGGGTCTTCATCGGCAACCTAAACACCCTGCTGGTGACGAAGGGCGATGTGGAGGCCCTCTTCACCAAGTACGGAAAGATCGTCGGCTGCTCCGTCCACAAGGGCTACGCCTTCGTCCAGTTCTCCAACGAGAGGAACGCCCGGGCTGCGGTCACTGGAGAGGATGGAAGGATGATAGTTGGACAAGTGCTTG ACATCAACCTGGCTGGAGAACCCAAACCACAAAGGTCAAAAACCACTAAACGCTCCGCTGGAGACATGTACAG CAGCTCCACATTTGACCTTGACTACGACTTTCAGAGAGATTATTACGACAG AATGTATTCGTACCCGTCCCGTGtccccgctcctcctcctccccctttgTCGCGGGCCGTGATCCCGTCCAAGCGCCCGCGGGTCAGCCTCAGCGGAGGAAGCAGCCGGCGAACCaagagcagcttctcctcctcctccaagaGCAGCCAGAGGATCTCTTCATCCAGAGCAA TGAAAGTGGATGAGCTGCAGACCATCAAGCGGGAGCTGACCCAAATCAAAAGCAAAGTGGACGACCTGCTGGAGAGCCTGGGGCGCATGGAGAAGGACCAACACAAGAAGTCGA CTAAGAGCATGAAACCTGAGCCGGGAGAAGTGACTTCACCACCTCACTCGAGCAGCAAGAAGGAGGACGGGCTGAAGAGGGTGAGAGAGTGCCAGGACATGAACGACTCggacgaggaggaagatgatgaggacGAGGATGCCGACATgctggaggaagag GCGAAGAgggacgatgatgatgacgacgaggaagaggagggcgagCACGTGGATGGTGACGATGACAGTATCAACGGCGAAGACGACTCGTAG
- the LOC133968044 gene encoding heterogeneous nuclear ribonucleoprotein C-like isoform X3 — protein sequence MDRSPTTSSLMASSNVTNKTDQRSLNSRVFIGNLNTLLVTKGDVEALFTKYGKIVGCSVHKGYAFVQFSNERNARAAVTGEDGRMIVGQVLDINLAGEPKPQRSKTTKRSAGDMYSSTFDLDYDFQRDYYDRMYSYPSRVPAPPPPPLSRAVIPSKRPRVSLSGGSSRRTKSSFSSSSKSSQRISSSRAKVKVDELQTIKRELTQIKSKVDDLLESLGRMEKDQHKKSTKSMKPEPGEVTSPPHSSSKKEDGLKRVRECQDMNDSDEEEDDEDEDADMLEEEAKRDDDDDDEEEEGEHVDGDDDSINGEDDS from the exons ATGGA TCGCTCACCCACCACTTCCAGCCTGATGGCCAGCAGCAACGTCACCAACAAGACCGACCAACGCTCCCTCAACTCCAGGGTCTTCATCGGCAACCTAAACACCCTGCTGGTGACGAAGGGCGATGTGGAGGCCCTCTTCACCAAGTACGGAAAGATCGTCGGCTGCTCCGTCCACAAGGGCTACGCCTTCGTCCAGTTCTCCAACGAGAGGAACGCCCGGGCTGCGGTCACTGGAGAGGATGGAAGGATGATAGTTGGACAAGTGCTTG ACATCAACCTGGCTGGAGAACCCAAACCACAAAGGTCAAAAACCACTAAACGCTCCGCTGGAGACATGTACAG CTCCACATTTGACCTTGACTACGACTTTCAGAGAGATTATTACGACAG AATGTATTCGTACCCGTCCCGTGtccccgctcctcctcctccccctttgTCGCGGGCCGTGATCCCGTCCAAGCGCCCGCGGGTCAGCCTCAGCGGAGGAAGCAGCCGGCGAACCaagagcagcttctcctcctcctccaagaGCAGCCAGAGGATCTCTTCATCCAGAGCAA AAGTGAAAGTGGATGAGCTGCAGACCATCAAGCGGGAGCTGACCCAAATCAAAAGCAAAGTGGACGACCTGCTGGAGAGCCTGGGGCGCATGGAGAAGGACCAACACAAGAAGTCGA CTAAGAGCATGAAACCTGAGCCGGGAGAAGTGACTTCACCACCTCACTCGAGCAGCAAGAAGGAGGACGGGCTGAAGAGGGTGAGAGAGTGCCAGGACATGAACGACTCggacgaggaggaagatgatgaggacGAGGATGCCGACATgctggaggaagag GCGAAGAgggacgatgatgatgacgacgaggaagaggagggcgagCACGTGGATGGTGACGATGACAGTATCAACGGCGAAGACGACTCGTAG
- the LOC133968044 gene encoding heterogeneous nuclear ribonucleoprotein C-like isoform X4 — protein MDRSPTTSSLMASSNVTNKTDQRSLNSRVFIGNLNTLLVTKGDVEALFTKYGKIVGCSVHKGYAFVQFSNERNARAAVTGEDGRMIVGQVLDINLAGEPKPQRSKTTKRSAGDMYSSTFDLDYDFQRDYYDRMYSYPSRVPAPPPPPLSRAVIPSKRPRVSLSGGSSRRTKSSFSSSSKSSQRISSSRAMKVDELQTIKRELTQIKSKVDDLLESLGRMEKDQHKKSTKSMKPEPGEVTSPPHSSSKKEDGLKRVRECQDMNDSDEEEDDEDEDADMLEEEAKRDDDDDDEEEEGEHVDGDDDSINGEDDS, from the exons ATGGA TCGCTCACCCACCACTTCCAGCCTGATGGCCAGCAGCAACGTCACCAACAAGACCGACCAACGCTCCCTCAACTCCAGGGTCTTCATCGGCAACCTAAACACCCTGCTGGTGACGAAGGGCGATGTGGAGGCCCTCTTCACCAAGTACGGAAAGATCGTCGGCTGCTCCGTCCACAAGGGCTACGCCTTCGTCCAGTTCTCCAACGAGAGGAACGCCCGGGCTGCGGTCACTGGAGAGGATGGAAGGATGATAGTTGGACAAGTGCTTG ACATCAACCTGGCTGGAGAACCCAAACCACAAAGGTCAAAAACCACTAAACGCTCCGCTGGAGACATGTACAG CTCCACATTTGACCTTGACTACGACTTTCAGAGAGATTATTACGACAG AATGTATTCGTACCCGTCCCGTGtccccgctcctcctcctccccctttgTCGCGGGCCGTGATCCCGTCCAAGCGCCCGCGGGTCAGCCTCAGCGGAGGAAGCAGCCGGCGAACCaagagcagcttctcctcctcctccaagaGCAGCCAGAGGATCTCTTCATCCAGAGCAA TGAAAGTGGATGAGCTGCAGACCATCAAGCGGGAGCTGACCCAAATCAAAAGCAAAGTGGACGACCTGCTGGAGAGCCTGGGGCGCATGGAGAAGGACCAACACAAGAAGTCGA CTAAGAGCATGAAACCTGAGCCGGGAGAAGTGACTTCACCACCTCACTCGAGCAGCAAGAAGGAGGACGGGCTGAAGAGGGTGAGAGAGTGCCAGGACATGAACGACTCggacgaggaggaagatgatgaggacGAGGATGCCGACATgctggaggaagag GCGAAGAgggacgatgatgatgacgacgaggaagaggagggcgagCACGTGGATGGTGACGATGACAGTATCAACGGCGAAGACGACTCGTAG
- the LOC133968044 gene encoding heterogeneous nuclear ribonucleoprotein C-like isoform X6 has protein sequence MDRSPTTSSLMASSNVTNKTDQRSLNSRVFIGNLNTLLVTKGDVEALFTKYGKIVGCSVHKGYAFVQFSNERNARAAVTGEDGRMIVGQVLDINLAGEPKPQSSSTFDLDYDFQRDYYDRMYSYPSRVPAPPPPPLSRAVIPSKRPRVSLSGGSSRRTKSSFSSSSKSSQRISSSRAKVKVDELQTIKRELTQIKSKVDDLLESLGRMEKDQHKKSTKSMKPEPGEVTSPPHSSSKKEDGLKRVRECQDMNDSDEEEDDEDEDADMLEEEAKRDDDDDDEEEEGEHVDGDDDSINGEDDS, from the exons ATGGA TCGCTCACCCACCACTTCCAGCCTGATGGCCAGCAGCAACGTCACCAACAAGACCGACCAACGCTCCCTCAACTCCAGGGTCTTCATCGGCAACCTAAACACCCTGCTGGTGACGAAGGGCGATGTGGAGGCCCTCTTCACCAAGTACGGAAAGATCGTCGGCTGCTCCGTCCACAAGGGCTACGCCTTCGTCCAGTTCTCCAACGAGAGGAACGCCCGGGCTGCGGTCACTGGAGAGGATGGAAGGATGATAGTTGGACAAGTGCTTG ACATCAACCTGGCTGGAGAACCCAAACCACAAAG CAGCTCCACATTTGACCTTGACTACGACTTTCAGAGAGATTATTACGACAG AATGTATTCGTACCCGTCCCGTGtccccgctcctcctcctccccctttgTCGCGGGCCGTGATCCCGTCCAAGCGCCCGCGGGTCAGCCTCAGCGGAGGAAGCAGCCGGCGAACCaagagcagcttctcctcctcctccaagaGCAGCCAGAGGATCTCTTCATCCAGAGCAA AAGTGAAAGTGGATGAGCTGCAGACCATCAAGCGGGAGCTGACCCAAATCAAAAGCAAAGTGGACGACCTGCTGGAGAGCCTGGGGCGCATGGAGAAGGACCAACACAAGAAGTCGA CTAAGAGCATGAAACCTGAGCCGGGAGAAGTGACTTCACCACCTCACTCGAGCAGCAAGAAGGAGGACGGGCTGAAGAGGGTGAGAGAGTGCCAGGACATGAACGACTCggacgaggaggaagatgatgaggacGAGGATGCCGACATgctggaggaagag GCGAAGAgggacgatgatgatgacgacgaggaagaggagggcgagCACGTGGATGGTGACGATGACAGTATCAACGGCGAAGACGACTCGTAG
- the LOC133968044 gene encoding heterogeneous nuclear ribonucleoprotein C-like isoform X5, translating into MASSNVTNKTDQRSLNSRVFIGNLNTLLVTKGDVEALFTKYGKIVGCSVHKGYAFVQFSNERNARAAVTGEDGRMIVGQVLDINLAGEPKPQRSKTTKRSAGDMYSSSTFDLDYDFQRDYYDRMYSYPSRVPAPPPPPLSRAVIPSKRPRVSLSGGSSRRTKSSFSSSSKSSQRISSSRAKVKVDELQTIKRELTQIKSKVDDLLESLGRMEKDQHKKSTKSMKPEPGEVTSPPHSSSKKEDGLKRVRECQDMNDSDEEEDDEDEDADMLEEEAKRDDDDDDEEEEGEHVDGDDDSINGEDDS; encoded by the exons ATGGCCAGCAGCAACGTCACCAACAAGACCGACCAACGCTCCCTCAACTCCAGGGTCTTCATCGGCAACCTAAACACCCTGCTGGTGACGAAGGGCGATGTGGAGGCCCTCTTCACCAAGTACGGAAAGATCGTCGGCTGCTCCGTCCACAAGGGCTACGCCTTCGTCCAGTTCTCCAACGAGAGGAACGCCCGGGCTGCGGTCACTGGAGAGGATGGAAGGATGATAGTTGGACAAGTGCTTG ACATCAACCTGGCTGGAGAACCCAAACCACAAAGGTCAAAAACCACTAAACGCTCCGCTGGAGACATGTACAG CAGCTCCACATTTGACCTTGACTACGACTTTCAGAGAGATTATTACGACAG AATGTATTCGTACCCGTCCCGTGtccccgctcctcctcctccccctttgTCGCGGGCCGTGATCCCGTCCAAGCGCCCGCGGGTCAGCCTCAGCGGAGGAAGCAGCCGGCGAACCaagagcagcttctcctcctcctccaagaGCAGCCAGAGGATCTCTTCATCCAGAGCAA AAGTGAAAGTGGATGAGCTGCAGACCATCAAGCGGGAGCTGACCCAAATCAAAAGCAAAGTGGACGACCTGCTGGAGAGCCTGGGGCGCATGGAGAAGGACCAACACAAGAAGTCGA CTAAGAGCATGAAACCTGAGCCGGGAGAAGTGACTTCACCACCTCACTCGAGCAGCAAGAAGGAGGACGGGCTGAAGAGGGTGAGAGAGTGCCAGGACATGAACGACTCggacgaggaggaagatgatgaggacGAGGATGCCGACATgctggaggaagag GCGAAGAgggacgatgatgatgacgacgaggaagaggagggcgagCACGTGGATGGTGACGATGACAGTATCAACGGCGAAGACGACTCGTAG
- the LOC133968056 gene encoding putative ferric-chelate reductase 1, producing the protein MEGGFILCFAAMMLFMAPGVKATAHLSFATNISQVNITRAGCGNTKVCVETPMKCDPAGNATCLFGSAVASAPVAPNGANVTVQLRGNSTGYIALGLTANETKGTTMLFICGQNSSDNGNFFFRTMQLNNTNQMLMATETQVKEIRGVVSGSLIQCEFIVLNVNASSTRNTQDTSFKILLGSGSVTGDVIGPFSITLTSDLLDLANPSGTSTVAPTTAGAGSLLHSYALLLLLGVVALSFTHRA; encoded by the exons ATGGAAGGAGGTTTCATCCTGTGCTTTGCGGCCATGATGCTCTTCATGGCCCCGGGTGTCAAAGCAACAGCTCATTTATCATTTGCAACCAACATCTCACAG gTGAACATCACTCGTGCAGGCTGTGGAAACACTAAAGTGTGTGTGGAGACACCGATGAAGTGTGATCCTGCAGGAAACGCCACCTGTCTGTTCGGCTCTGCAGTCGCCTCCGCCCCAGTGGCTCCCAACGGGGCGAACGTGACCGTCCAGCTCAGAGGAAACTCAACAGGTTACATCGCACTGGGACTGACTGCTAATGAAACTAAg ggaACCACCATGCTCTTCATCTGTGGTCAGAACTCCTCGGACAATGGGAACTTCTTCTTCCGCACGATGCAGTTGAACAACACCAATCAAATGCTCATGGCAACAGAGACG CAAGTGAAAGAAATCCGAGGTGTGGTGAGCGGCAGCCTGATCCAGTGCGAGTTCATCGTCCTCAACGTGAACGCCAGCAGCACCAGGAACACCCAGGACACCAGCTTCAAGATCCTCCTGGGGTCTGGTTCTGTTACCGGGG ATGTGATTGGTCCGTTCAGCATCACCTTAACCAGTGACCTCCTGGACCTGGCCAACCCGAGTGGGACAAGCACCGTGGCACCCACAACAGCAGGAGCCGGTAGCCTTCTCCACTCATATG ctctgcttctcctgctggGCGTCGTGGCTCTGTCCTTCACACACAGAGCTTGA